GATATTTCTATTACAGGGGGCTTAGCGCTTAATGAATATGCAGTTGGACAAAATAAAAAGAATAATGCCAGCATAGAAAACAACATTTTCCATAAATTGTTTAATCAATATTCACCTCAAATATGGCTTGATGTTTTTGAAGGCCGAATTGAAAACATTGAACCTATTAAGTTGAATGACATTCATGAATATTCTTTTGCATTTGAAAATGAACATTATTTAATGCATTTGTCAGAAATAATATATCTATTTAGACTTTATTTGAACAATACAATGGAAAATTGTCAAAAGATAGAAGCATACCTTTCATGGGTAGATGACAATCAACTGTTTTGCGCCTATTCGACTACTTACGCATGCGGGAGCGTTTTTGGATAGGGTAATTTACGGAATCAATTCCAAGTATATTAACACCACGGAGTATGAACGGCAGCACAGTCGTTTCCATTTTAATTCCCCCGGCATTGCCACGCATACTGATGCTTCCGCCATAGAATATTTGTGGAATGAGTGTAGATGCCACATTACCGCCAACCGTATCAAGCACATAATGGAACCGCTGTTTCCCCAAAGGTTTTAACTTCTCAGGTATCACATCTTCCGGGTACAAAACCTCTTTCGCACCAAGCGATAAAAGCAGCTCTTTCTCTTGTTTTTTACGGCTTAGTGTAGTGATTTTTGTGTAGCCGCTTTGCGATAAAAGCCGAATTGCACACTTCCCACGCCGCCAGAAGCTCCAGTTACCAAAATTTCAGGCTGTTCGGATTTCGTCATTCCCATATTTTCCAGAGCATCAATAGAAAGGGCAGCGGTAAAGCCTGCTGTGCCGATTACCATTGTGTCACGCAAAGAAAGTCCTTTTGGCAGTGGGACAATCCATTCTTCGGGAACTTGTACATACTCAGAAAAACCGCCAGTATGTGTCATGCCCATCTCCAAGCCAGTCACCAAAACCTCTTGGCCCACTTGAAATGCGTCTGTGTTGGAAGATACAATGGTTCCGCTAACATCAATTCCCGGTATCATCGGATAATTGCGAATAACCCCACCCTTAGCTTTCACCGCCAACAGTATGGTGTGTTGAATTGCCTTTGGAATCACGGAGAACTCACACCCAAACAAATTGGTGAACTGCTCGTGTTAGAAGCATCTTCTACCTCTGGTATTCTTGACCTTATGCAGAAAAATGATTTAATAAACCGCAGCATACATCCTGATAATAGGCGAGCAATTCTTGTTACTACAACAAAGAAAGCCGACGAATTACACCAACCAGTTGAAAAATTTGTTAAGGATATGAACCATCACTTTATGGCCAATCTTTCAGATGATGAAAAGGACTTGCTTTCAAAGGCTCTTATACACATCATTCAAATAAATAAGCCAGAAAAGCCCTTCCATTGAAGGAGTTATCTGTGATTAAATATATCCCGCAAGAGCCTATATTCATACTCCGGTGATGACCCCAGTCCGTGGTTTCCCAGTCCCAAAAAGGAGTATTGAGGACACCTGGATTTATGTGTCTTTATACAGCAACATACATTTCAAAGTGTGGTATTCTAATAGTCAAATGAGCTTCGTATTATGTTTATTATATGAAACTCAGATTAATTGAAAGATGTTTAAAAGCCAAATATTCTTACTTGAAATCTTTAAAAAATTCTACTGAGTCAGCGGTTGGCATATTTTCATAATTCTAACTTTTCTGGTGATTCCTTTATAACTCGAATTACTCGCGCCATCTAGGCCACGAAACTAAAATGTTTCGTGGCTCTTTTTGATGTGCCTATTTTAATTTTTGTGGGAATGCCTTTTTCAATTTATTTAATTTGAAAATATAAAAGTTTCGGTTTTAAAAATTTCGGACCAAAAAGATGAAACAAATTCAGTACTTGTCAATCATTGTTTAAAATCTGTATTCAAAGAAGCTCAAAACAGTTATTGAGCTGAAACTGAATTTTACCACATGCAATTTAAAGATTAAGATTTCTGGTTCTGTAATAGTCTTAATATAAAAATATAGAAACATTATCTAAAGAAAATTTGCTCGTGAAGTCGCCGACTTGATTGTTTCTACAGAAAAGGGAAATATCACGAACAAGGGTATCCTGAAGACATTTTTGCCCATACAAAAGAAAAACACACTAAACAAATTTTCGAAAGACATAAAAAATAGCCTTTTGAGAGGCAACCTAAAAAGTTGATTCTTTCAGGTGTCTCTTAAGAGGCTAGCTGGTATTATGCCCTTTTAGGGTTTAGCTGAATTCCCGATTTTCCGGAGACTTAATTTATCCAAATGATTGATGTAAAATTTCATTGCCGGTTATTTGTATTTTTTATCTTTTTTTCCCTGGATACCACCAATATAACAGCCACCCCAACGAGAGAGCTTATGCCAAGCACAATCCATAATACACTATCACTGTTATCTCCAGTTTTAGGACTATTGCCGGCCTCAGTGTTATTACTGGTCTCAGGTGATGACCCGTTGCTTATCGGCACAACCGGTTGCGTTGTAGTGCCCGCCGGCTCGCTTCCCGGTGCCGATGGCTCTGCCCCTGTGTCTCTTCCCAAGGAACAGACGAGAGGCGTTGTCAATCGTTGCTATGCCTAAAAGGTATGATTCAACACAGTGTTTTCCATCCCGCCGTTGCAGTTAATACTTTATGGGTTTAAAAAGTTATCTTCTGTTACCATTTTCGTCAAATACTTTACGTAATGCTCTCTCGGTCAATGCAACACAACCAAATAAAACGACGATTTGTAATATAAAAAGGCATGTGCCCAGTTTTTCTACAATTTGGGTATCTTCTTTAATTGCAAATAGCATAACAATAAGAGAAAACACAAGCATAATCCAGCCTGCAATACGCAACAACTTCCCGTCATGATGATGTGCAAACTCCCATGTATCGCGATTTTTCCTTGCCATAGATGTTTTATGTCCGTCGCTACCATTCATATCATCTGGAACTTTTTTTATGTACTTGTTTCCAAGGATAATCATAACGATTGGAAACAATAAATCCATAATCAAAGTAAAAATCCAAACACAACTAATCAATTTAATCCATCTCCGATTCTATTATGCTAACAGATTGCAGGCTTGTTGTAAAGTAGAGATCAATTCCTTTCACCTTTCAATCTTCCGTACAGAATCAGCTTAATTTAAAGCAATAACTGTTTATTTGCCGATTTTTCTTTCTTCAACATAAAGCTATAATACAATAGTGAATATAACCATTTCCTAGATACCAACCAATAGTAAGCAGACGAAGCCACTAAGAACTATAGCCAAAAGAATACCCATAACACCGCTGATTGAAATGAGCCAACCACCAAATCAGCAGGTTTGAAGTCGCGCATCACTGTCTTTTAACATTCAAGATGAGGAAATATTATCTCCGCTATTTTGTTTGTATTTTAGAATATAGTTAGCAATTACAATGTCGCAAATGCCACCCACTATGGCACTTATTTTGTAAAAATCAGGTATAACTTGTGCTTTTGTGAAGCAATAAACCGTGACCAATATCACAATACAAATAATTGAAAGAGTAACAATCGTTATCCAATTAGCGGTTTGATAGATCTTTTCATTTAGGCGATCCGTGAATTTTTTAAGAAACATAAATGACAGCCACAATAGAAGTGCAACGCCTATGATTACAATTGAGGAAATAAGGAGTTCAGTACGGCTTCCATAACGGTCTACATGCCCTGTAAAATTAAAATGTATTGGAATGTTTTCGGAAAATCCGGAAGAAGAATTCCAGTGATAATCAAAGGCAAAAAGGCAAGCACCCAATAGAAATCAATTTTTTCCGTTAAGGTGCATGATTTTTTTGAAATTGACTACCGGTATATTTTTCATTGTGCAAAATTGCACATAGGCTGTTCTTTCCACAGGGTCTTCCTCCCTTCGTTTTTTTGCCCAGAGCATTCAAACGATCGATAATCGAATTATAGCCATAACCATTGCTATACAGAGGCATTACCAATAAGTAACAATTAGCCACTCCATCTTTAGTTACCTAAAAGATGGAGTGGCATTTTTAATAAAGTAAGCAAATTGTGTAATTCGATTTTTAAATTATAATTATCAAAAAATCAATAGGTGAATGCATTTCCGGTCACCGCAATCATTGCCAGCAAAAGGGCTGCAACAAAGGACCCGACATAAACATTTTTGGTCTTCCTATAAAATGCAGTATTAAGTATGGAAGCAAATGTAAACTGAGGAACAATCGTGATTAACTTCATACTAAATACCAAAGAGTTTGGATGCCCTTGAGGGAATGGGCCAAATCCGTAGAAGAATGGCGGATAATGGTTAAACTTTAATCCCATATAATAGATCACTACGATGATTGTAAAGCCCGCTGCACCAATAAGCCAGCCAATCACGTATTGTTTCAAAACTCCCAGTTTGCTGTCATCGTCCGTTGAGAGCCCTGCAAAGCTAACGCTCGCCACATTTAAAATGCCAAATGAAACAAGAAGCAATAACAAATAGCCCAGAATGTAGGCAAGTCTGGCTGTCGTAATCGGCTTAATGGCGAATATCCAGAAGCGGAAGTCTATATTGAACAGAGAATAACAAGAATTCACAATTACATATATAGCAAAGACAATCGCAACCGCAAATCCTGCCGATTTTACAATCTGCTTCCAGTTCACATTATCATTTAAAATGCCGTAACTCTGCAAACTGCCACCATGCTTTTTACCATAAGCAAAATGCCAGATCAGGAACAACACCAAAATAATAGCTGCGTTGATCAAGGTGAGCCATACAAAATAATTACTCCAATCCATTGGGAAGAACTGATTGGACTTTATTGTTGTCAATGGCAGTCCTATGCTATATAACGTTATCATTGGAATCGCTATTAAAAGAATGATACCAACCCATTTTAAGGGCTTGTTCATCTTAACAGAAGACGTTTTTCCTTCGTATACCAACGAACCGAATAATTTTCCGGAGAAAAGCACATAGCCAAAGCTTACTGCAAAGCACAGTAATGCCAAAATTGCCAAAAGGTCAAAGCCCTCTTTAAACTGCCAAATTTGGCTTGTTGAGACCATATTCGTACCGGTTGGCATAGCTGATTCAAAAAAGCTAAGAAGGCAACTAACCGACTCCGAGCAAACTAGATTTCCGATATGGCTTGTGGTTGGAGTATAAATAACACGGGCATCTTTTTGATCAAAAGAACCGTATACCTGACCGGCAACAATGTCTTTATCCGTGTTAAAGAATTTCTTCATGAAATCTTGCTGCATTAATTCGCCGGTGTTATCCAGATGAGTGGAGAATATAATCATTTCATCATTTTTGCCATTTAAGTATCCAACACTGAACTTATAGTCTTCAGACTTGGTTTTCTTAAGTAAATCCAGGAAAGAGCCGGAACCCCAAGGCATAATCGCTTTGATGTGATCGGAATATTGCAGTGCGGCATTGGTAATATAGGATCCACCCATAGAATGGCCAATCAGCCCAATATTGTCCTGATCGACAAAATCGTAAGAAAGCAATTGCTTTAAGCTGGTTGACGCGCCGCCATCCATTGCAGTTGTCTTCGATTTATTCTCTTTGGAGCCTCCTGCTCCTGTTGCGATATTGCCTGTTACATAGTCAGAAAAGCCACTGCCATATTCATCAACGCTGAGTACGACATAACCTCTCCGCGCCAATTCTGAGCTGAAGTTTCCTACGCATTCAAGATTGTCTCCACCGCCGTGCATGTTGAGAATAGCCGGAGCACGCTTGTCTGCAGAAACACCGTTAGGGATAAACAACTGTGCTCTCAGCACATTCCCGTTACTATCCGGATAATAGATATTTCTTACAGAAACCGTACCGCATCCTGAATTAAAGTAAGACGCAATGGACATGAACAGAAATACAAAAATAAGAGAAACTACCATAACAATTTTGCTTTTGTTTTTGCCCTTCATTTTTCTCTCCTCCAATATAGTTTGAATTTTTTACAATTAAAATCTGCAATGGTTACTAAGTAAGTATTATATTCAATATTATAAAATCTCCTTTCCACAAACTAAAACACAATCTGGTACAGCAAGACTTTCATGCACAAAGGCAACAAGATAGTCCGCACATTGATATGAGTTTTAGCTCCGTAAAATATGAAATGCATTCTATTTCATTGCGTCGTAGATACCCTCAGTTTTATCATCACCGTTTACGGTTTCCGATAGACCTGCACCATAGGCTGATACGCTCAGCGCAACAAATCCGCGCCGTGCAAGATATGCCTAGAGCTGGAGCACTGCCGCTTTTTCTATTGAAAGACAATTTTTATACACCTGCAAAAACTGATTGAACCCCCTGACGTCTTCTGCATCGGGCAGAACTGTATTTTTTTCGCTGTTTTGAAAAACACGGGAGTCAAGGTATTCGCTTAGCGACTCGTTCTCCCCTCGTTCGAGACAAAATGCAGCTAGAACTGCCATTCCCCAAGGCCCGCCTTCTCCTGCCGTCTCCAGCACAGTCACAGGCGTATTGAGCGCCGTGGACATAATCCGCTGCCCGACACCAGGAGTTTTGAAAAATCCACCGTGCCCGGTAATACTTTCTATCCGAACATTTTCCTTCGAAAACAAAATATCCATTCCCAGCCGAAGCGTTGCGCAGGCCGAGTACAGCTGTGCCCGCATCAAGTTTGCCAGCGACCAATTCGCGTCCGGGCGTCTTACAAGCAACGGCCTGCCTTCATCCAAGCCAGCAATCGGCTCGCCTGAAAGATAATTGAAAGAAATCACGCCGCCACAGTCGGTGTCGCCTTTCAGCGCTTGATTATAAAGAAGATCATAGATATCGTGCTTGCTGATTGGCTTGCCAGTGCTTTCTGCGAACTCTCGGAACAGCGCCACCCACGCGTCAATGTCGCTGGTACAGTTGTTGCAGTGTACCATAGCCACGCTTTCGCCGGCCGGCGTCGTAACAAGGTCAATTTCGGGGTAAACATTTTTCAATGCTTTTTCCAAAACCACCATGCCAAAGACACTGGTTCCAGCACTGATGTTGCCCGTCTGCTTTTTGACACTGTTAGTAGCCACCATACCTGTTCCGGCATCACCCTCCGGTGGACAGAAAGGAATACCCGGCAAAAGTGTTCCCGTTGGATCGAGCAGTTTGGCACCTTCCGGTGTCAGCATTCCCGCCTTCTGTCCAGCTGTCAGCACTGTAGGCAGAATACCCTGGAGTCTCCACGGATATCCTTTTTCTGATACAAGACTGTCAAACTGCCGTGTCATTTTCGCATAATAATTGCAGGTGGAACTGTCAATCGGAAACATTCCGCTCGCATCGCCGACGCCAATCACCCGGCTGCCGGTCAGCCGCCAATGGATATATCCAGCCAGGGTAGTAAGATAATCAATTTGCGGGACATGCGATTCACCGTTCAACATAGCCTGATACAAATGGGCAATACACCACCGTTGAGGGATATTGTACTCAAACAAGCTGGTGAGCTGCTTTGCTGCCTCATCCGTAATCGTGTTGCGCCATGTGCGGAAAGGAACCATCAGCTCTTCCTTTTTATTGAAAACCATATACCCGTGCATCATTGCTGAAATTCCCATGGCACCGACAGATGTCAGCTTTCTGTTATATCGGTTCCATACATCTGACATAAGACCAGCAAAGCACTTTTGCAGGTTTTTCCAAATACTCTCGAGAGAATATGTCCACATCCCATCGACAAGCTGATTTTGCCAGTCCTGACTTCCTTCGGCAATCGTGTGAAAATGACTGTCTATGAGCGTTGCCTTGATTCGTGTGGACCCCAGTTCAATTCCCAGACAGGTTTGCCCGCCCTCCAGCTCACGTATTATCTGTTCTTTCTCATCCATTGGGATTCCTCCCCAGCGTATCTTGGCCATAATAGGCATGTTCACCGTGTTTTCTGAGGTAGTGTTTATCCAAAAGCTCCTGCTGCATAGCAGGCTGCGCACGATTTAGCAGAAGGTTCTGCCATGCCATACAGGCGACTTCCTCTAGCACAACCGCATTGTGTACTGCATTTTGGGGGTCAGTCCCCCAAGCGAACGGGCCGTGACTGTGAACTAAAACGGCAGGAATCTCTTCATAAGAGCGTTCCCGGAAGGTTTCCACGATCACGTTGCCGGTCTCCCACTCATACCGCCCTCCAATCTCTTTGGCCGTCATCTTTCTTGTACAAGGAATTTCCCCATAAAAATAGTCGCCGTGTGTTGTTCCAAGCGGCGGAACGCCCAGACCACTCTGCGCAAAAGTGGTAGCCCATCGGCTGTGGGTGTGAACAACGCCACCAATGTTAGGAAATTCCCGATAAAGTACCAAATGAGTATCCGTGTCCGACGATGGCTTGTATCGGCCCTCGACGGTTTCGCCGGTACGCAGGCTGACGACTACCATATCCTCCGGTTTCATTGTCTCGTACTCCACCCCGCTGGGCTTAATCACTATATAACCCGACTCCCTGTCGATTCCACTGACATTGCCCCAGGTGAATGTGACAAGACCGTATTTTTGTAGAAGGAGATTGGCTCGGCAGACCTTCTCCTTTAGTTCCTCTAACATTTTAGCCTCCAGGCGAGATCATTGAGGAACAGCTGCTGTTTTAATCCATCGACTGTTGAATCTTTCGTAATATGTACCATTTCAATTTCATTCATTTCTGCCCAGTCCGTCATCATCTCAGCGGTTGCGTCATAGCTGAGAACACTGTGGTGTGCCCCGCCTGCCATAATCCAAAGCTTTGCGCCGGTGCACAAATCGGGTTGTGCTTTCCACATAACACGGGCGACCGGAAGATTCGGCATATCAAAAGGCGGTTTAATGCATTCAATATCCTGAAGGATGAGTCGAAACCGATTACCCATATCCACCAGCGTCATTACAACAGCTTTCCCTGGATGGCCTTCAAAAACCAGACGGGCAGGTGGTTCGCGGTTGCCGATTCCCAACGGGTGTACTTCAATTCTCGGCTTCTGCGCCGCAACCGACGGACAAACCTCCAGCATATGTGCGCCGAGCGAATATTCCCTTCCCTTTTCAAGATTATATGTATAGTCCTCCATAAACGCGGTACCTCCGCCCATGCCGGCGGTCATCATTTTGACAATATACGTCATGGCACTAACTTTCCAGTCACCTTCTCCGCCATAGCCGTAACCGTCTGCCATCAAATTCTGGCTGGCAAGCCCGGGCAGCTGCTTCATTCCATAAAGGTCTTCAAAAGTGTTGCTGAAAGCATGGATGCTTTCCCGTTCGAACAGGCACCGCATGGCGATTTCTTCTTTGGCCTGATAGCGCACCGTATCAATGCTGTCCGTGGCCATTTCATAACGCTCGGCGTATTCTGCCATTTTTTTATCAATATCGGCTTCGCTTACCCGATCGATTTCCTCTGCCAGCTCGCCAACCGGCCAGGTGTTGACCTGCCATCCGAATTTGATTTGCGCCTCGACCTTGTCGCCTTCCGTAACCGCAACCTCGCGCATATTATCGCCAAAGCGCATTACTTTCAGTTCCCTTGAGGCTTTGTATCCGACAGCAGCGCGCATCCAAGTTTCAAGTTCTTTCAAAGGTTTTTCGTCCTGCCAATAGCCCATGACAACCTTGCGCGTCAGTCGCATTCTTGCGCTGATAAATCCATGCTCACGATCGCCGTGTGCCGCCTGGTTGAGATTCATGAAATCCATGTCCATTTCATCATTGGGAATAGACCGGTTATACTGTGTGGCAAAATGACAGTGAGGTTTTTGCAGTAGGCGAAAGCCCTCTATCCACATTTTGCTGGGGCTGAAGGTGTGACACCATGTAACGACACCACAGCAGCTATCATCCCAGTTGGCTTCTTTCATTAACCGAGTTGCTTCCGCAGGATCTTTCACCGTTCCTTTATAAATCAGAGGGAACGGCAGACGCTTTGTCATTTCTTCAGCCATTTCTTTCGCTCTCGCAGCTACTGTATCCAGAACAGTTTGTCCGTACAGAAATTGAGATCCGACGACAAACCAAAATGTTTTTTCGGTCTTTTCTTCCATATTATTACCTCCAAAAAAGATTTTGTTGTTTATAATAATTATAAATAGCAGTCCTATCCGTCTGTATTTCATAGACTAGCATTAATCTGAGCAATTTTCAATGCAAATTATAGTATCCATCACAAATTCATCGTTTATAACATACTATTCGCTATTTAATTATGCAAATTTTGATAATTTGTATTTATAAATTTAAGATTATAAAATTATTTGTATGTTGTGTGCCCTATATATTGTATTTTTTGCAAAGATAACTATAATTAATATAAATGAAAAGATACAGAAAGGTAGTGTGACTTCCATGGATTCGCAGAAGAAGTACATACAGCTTTATCATTCAATTGCCGATCGCATCAAAAAGGGTGATTTTTCTGTCGGAGATAAACTGCCGACCGAGCAAGATTTTGCCCAGGAATATGGTTTCAGCAGACAAACCGTTCGTCAGGCGCTCTCCAAGCTTGAGGCAGACAAAATCATCTACAAGATTCAGGGCAGTGGTTCCTTTATTTCAGATTCTGTCCTTTCGATAAAAAGGACCATGCGCATTGCGGTAATTACCACCTATATCAGCACCTATATTTTTCCTTCCATTCTCCGTGGGATCGAAACTGTGGCAACTTCCGCCGGTTATTCCATTCTGCTGAAAGCCACCAATAACAGCATTGCAAAAGAACACAGCATATTAGAGAATATTTCCGTTCATGATGTCGACGGAGTGATCGTAGAAGGAACAAAAACCGCGCTTCCAAATCCAAACCTGTCTTTCTACCGTTCACTCGCAGACAGCAATGTCCCCCTTGTTTTTGTCAACGGCTATTATCCTGAGCTTCTGGAAACAAAACGGCGCAACATTCTTTATGTTGTAACGGATGATTATCAGGGCAGTTACGACCTGACATCCGATCTCATCCGGAAAGGTCATACTTCTATCGGCGGCATTTTTAAAAGCGACGATATCCAAGGAATACGCCGTTTTTCCGGCTATATTGATGCTTTAGTCAACAATGATATTCCGGTAGACGACAATCATATTCTTTGGTTCAACACCGAGACGAAATTTGGGATTCGACAGCAGCTTTCCGACTCCTGCCTTCCAAAAGAATGCACAGCAATCGTGTGTTATAATGATGAAATCACTCTGCAGGCTCTGGAATCGATAAACTACCAAAATCAAACCGTCACGGCTCTTCGCTCTTTCGACGGCACCATATCTTCGCAACAGTGCAGTCTCAATTTTTTCTCTTTGCCGCATCCGAAGGAAGCACTGGGCCTGCTGGCAACCAAAAAGCTGATCCACCTCATAAACGGTGAAGATGAAAAAAGCGCCGTCCTTCCCTGGGAAGATAACTAATCCGTATTCCCATAAGTACAAAAATCTGTTGTTTCGAGCTGTATTATTTTGACAGAATTGAATTTCATAAACAGAATTTTAGGAGAGCGTGTTTATGATGCAGAACATTTGTCTGGGCAATGTGATGGTCAATTGGGACGATACGCAAAAGTTGTGAAATTTTTACGCGGGACTCCTCCTGTTTTCTGAGACATTTTAAATTTTCATAATAGGCAGCAGCAAACATGCACCTATAATTTCGCTTTTTCTGATGATTCCTTTATCACTCAAATTACTACACCATCTAGGCCACAAAGCCAAACTGTTTCGTGGCTCTTTTTGTGCCATCTATTTTATTTGTAGACTATAAAATAAAAAAGCGCAGCTGCGGAGAGAAAACTCTGTGGCTGCGCTTTCCTACTAAGCATTGACATCACTTTTCTTCAGAACTATATTTAGACTATAAATATTAAAAGGCTTTTCTGCTTTTAGCAGCATCTCATAAACTGAAATAAGTTTTACAGTTTATAATCGAGGGAAAAATGCAATTATACGATGCAGTTAATCTATGTAATAATTCCGAGTTAACTGAATGGGACATGATTCAGTATGTCAATTTCCTTGTCAATAAAAGCATGAAGTATTCCGTTGAAATACCATTTATGCCCTATAAAAAAGCATTTGAGATTGGAAAAGGATATTGCGTTCAACAAGCATTTTGTGTTCGTGATATATTA
This genomic window from Caproicibacterium sp. BJN0003 contains:
- a CDS encoding zinc-binding dehydrogenase yields the protein MRLLSQSGYTKITTLSRKKQEKELLLSLGAKEVLYPEDVIPEKLKPLGKQRFHYVLDTVGGNVASTLIPQIFYGGSISMRGNAGGIKMETTVLPFILRGVNILGIDSVNYPIQKRSRMRK
- a CDS encoding alcohol dehydrogenase catalytic domain-containing protein, encoding MIPKAIQHTILLAVKAKGGVIRNYPMIPGIDVSGTIVSSNTDAFQVGQEVLVTGLEMGMTHTGGFSEYVQVPEEWIVPLPKGLSLRDTMVIGTAGFTAALSIDALENMGMTKSEQPEILVTGASGGVGSVQFGFYRKAATQKSLH
- a CDS encoding MarR family winged helix-turn-helix transcriptional regulator, whose protein sequence is MLNCLWNHGELTPKQIGELLVLEASSTSGILDLMQKNDLINRSIHPDNRRAILVTTTKKADELHQPVEKFVKDMNHHFMANLSDDEKDLLSKALIHIIQINKPEKPFH
- a CDS encoding LPXTG cell wall anchor domain-containing protein — encoded protein: MPISNGSSPETSNNTEAGNSPKTGDNSDSVLWIVLGISSLVGVAVILVVSREKKIKNTNNRQ
- a CDS encoding SdpI family protein produces the protein MISCVWIFTLIMDLLFPIVMIILGNKYIKKVPDDMNGSDGHKTSMARKNRDTWEFAHHHDGKLLRIAGWIMLVFSLIVMLFAIKEDTQIVEKLGTCLFILQIVVLFGCVALTERALRKVFDENGNRR
- a CDS encoding DUF1648 domain-containing protein, producing the protein MGACLFAFDYHWNSSSGFSENIPIHFNFTGHVDRYGSRTELLISSIVIIGVALLLWLSFMFLKKFTDRLNEKIYQTANWITIVTLSIICIVILVTVYCFTKAQVIPDFYKISAIVGGICDIVIANYILKYKQNSGDNISSS
- a CDS encoding recombinase family protein codes for the protein MPLYSNGYGYNSIIDRLNALGKKTKGGRPCGKNSLCAILHNEKYTGSQFQKNHAP
- a CDS encoding alpha/beta fold hydrolase; this encodes MKGKNKSKIVMVVSLIFVFLFMSIASYFNSGCGTVSVRNIYYPDSNGNVLRAQLFIPNGVSADKRAPAILNMHGGGDNLECVGNFSSELARRGYVVLSVDEYGSGFSDYVTGNIATGAGGSKENKSKTTAMDGGASTSLKQLLSYDFVDQDNIGLIGHSMGGSYITNAALQYSDHIKAIMPWGSGSFLDLLKKTKSEDYKFSVGYLNGKNDEMIIFSTHLDNTGELMQQDFMKKFFNTDKDIVAGQVYGSFDQKDARVIYTPTTSHIGNLVCSESVSCLLSFFESAMPTGTNMVSTSQIWQFKEGFDLLAILALLCFAVSFGYVLFSGKLFGSLVYEGKTSSVKMNKPLKWVGIILLIAIPMITLYSIGLPLTTIKSNQFFPMDWSNYFVWLTLINAAIILVLFLIWHFAYGKKHGGSLQSYGILNDNVNWKQIVKSAGFAVAIVFAIYVIVNSCYSLFNIDFRFWIFAIKPITTARLAYILGYLLLLLVSFGILNVASVSFAGLSTDDDSKLGVLKQYVIGWLIGAAGFTIIVVIYYMGLKFNHYPPFFYGFGPFPQGHPNSLVFSMKLITIVPQFTFASILNTAFYRKTKNVYVGSFVAALLLAMIAVTGNAFTY
- a CDS encoding xylulokinase; the protein is MDEKEQIIRELEGGQTCLGIELGSTRIKATLIDSHFHTIAEGSQDWQNQLVDGMWTYSLESIWKNLQKCFAGLMSDVWNRYNRKLTSVGAMGISAMMHGYMVFNKKEELMVPFRTWRNTITDEAAKQLTSLFEYNIPQRWCIAHLYQAMLNGESHVPQIDYLTTLAGYIHWRLTGSRVIGVGDASGMFPIDSSTCNYYAKMTRQFDSLVSEKGYPWRLQGILPTVLTAGQKAGMLTPEGAKLLDPTGTLLPGIPFCPPEGDAGTGMVATNSVKKQTGNISAGTSVFGMVVLEKALKNVYPEIDLVTTPAGESVAMVHCNNCTSDIDAWVALFREFAESTGKPISKHDIYDLLYNQALKGDTDCGGVISFNYLSGEPIAGLDEGRPLLVRRPDANWSLANLMRAQLYSACATLRLGMDILFSKENVRIESITGHGGFFKTPGVGQRIMSTALNTPVTVLETAGEGGPWGMAVLAAFCLERGENESLSEYLDSRVFQNSEKNTVLPDAEDVRGFNQFLQVYKNCLSIEKAAVLQL
- the araD gene encoding L-ribulose-5-phosphate 4-epimerase codes for the protein MLEELKEKVCRANLLLQKYGLVTFTWGNVSGIDRESGYIVIKPSGVEYETMKPEDMVVVSLRTGETVEGRYKPSSDTDTHLVLYREFPNIGGVVHTHSRWATTFAQSGLGVPPLGTTHGDYFYGEIPCTRKMTAKEIGGRYEWETGNVIVETFRERSYEEIPAVLVHSHGPFAWGTDPQNAVHNAVVLEEVACMAWQNLLLNRAQPAMQQELLDKHYLRKHGEHAYYGQDTLGRNPNG
- the araA gene encoding L-arabinose isomerase translates to MEEKTEKTFWFVVGSQFLYGQTVLDTVAARAKEMAEEMTKRLPFPLIYKGTVKDPAEATRLMKEANWDDSCCGVVTWCHTFSPSKMWIEGFRLLQKPHCHFATQYNRSIPNDEMDMDFMNLNQAAHGDREHGFISARMRLTRKVVMGYWQDEKPLKELETWMRAAVGYKASRELKVMRFGDNMREVAVTEGDKVEAQIKFGWQVNTWPVGELAEEIDRVSEADIDKKMAEYAERYEMATDSIDTVRYQAKEEIAMRCLFERESIHAFSNTFEDLYGMKQLPGLASQNLMADGYGYGGEGDWKVSAMTYIVKMMTAGMGGGTAFMEDYTYNLEKGREYSLGAHMLEVCPSVAAQKPRIEVHPLGIGNREPPARLVFEGHPGKAVVMTLVDMGNRFRLILQDIECIKPPFDMPNLPVARVMWKAQPDLCTGAKLWIMAGGAHHSVLSYDATAEMMTDWAEMNEIEMVHITKDSTVDGLKQQLFLNDLAWRLKC
- a CDS encoding GntR family transcriptional regulator — translated: MDSQKKYIQLYHSIADRIKKGDFSVGDKLPTEQDFAQEYGFSRQTVRQALSKLEADKIIYKIQGSGSFISDSVLSIKRTMRIAVITTYISTYIFPSILRGIETVATSAGYSILLKATNNSIAKEHSILENISVHDVDGVIVEGTKTALPNPNLSFYRSLADSNVPLVFVNGYYPELLETKRRNILYVVTDDYQGSYDLTSDLIRKGHTSIGGIFKSDDIQGIRRFSGYIDALVNNDIPVDDNHILWFNTETKFGIRQQLSDSCLPKECTAIVCYNDEITLQALESINYQNQTVTALRSFDGTISSQQCSLNFFSLPHPKEALGLLATKKLIHLINGEDEKSAVLPWEDN